The following coding sequences are from one Onychomys torridus chromosome 16, mOncTor1.1, whole genome shotgun sequence window:
- the Eny2 gene encoding transcription and mRNA export factor ENY2 isoform X4, whose translation MVVSKMNKDAQMRAAINQKLIETGERERPYPQVAEISSSKFTFHQLSKEPHLITIFLSLKELLRAKLIECGWKDQLKAHCKDNDFK comes from the exons ATGGTG GTTAGCAAGATGAACAAAGATGCGCAGATGAGAGCAGCGATTAACCAAAAGTTAATAGAAACTGGAGAAAGAGAACG GCCCTACCCACAGGTGGCAGAGATTAGCAGTTCAAAATTTACATTCCACCAGCTCAGCAAAGAGCCTCACTTGATTACCATCTTTCTTAG CCTCAAAGAGTTGCTGAGAGCTAAATTAATTGAGTGTGGCTGGAAGGATCAGTTGAAGGCACACTGTAAAG ATAATGATTTTAAATGA
- the Eny2 gene encoding transcription and mRNA export factor ENY2 isoform X5 translates to MVVSKMNKDAQMRAAINQKLIETGERERPYPQVAEISSSKFTFHQLSKEPHLITIFLSLKELLRAKLIECGWKDQLKAHCKGN, encoded by the exons ATGGTG GTTAGCAAGATGAACAAAGATGCGCAGATGAGAGCAGCGATTAACCAAAAGTTAATAGAAACTGGAGAAAGAGAACG GCCCTACCCACAGGTGGCAGAGATTAGCAGTTCAAAATTTACATTCCACCAGCTCAGCAAAGAGCCTCACTTGATTACCATCTTTCTTAG CCTCAAAGAGTTGCTGAGAGCTAAATTAATTGAGTGTGGCTGGAAGGATCAGTTGAAGGCACACTGTAAAG gtaattaa